The genomic interval AGATTTCTGTGACTTAATAGTAACCTTTGTTTGTTGAACCTTGTTTTTAGACAAAATGTGTTTTAACTTCATGAGGAGGAAATGCAGTGGATTTCATTGATAAATTTTCTGAAGATACCAAACCCAAAGATGTAAGTGAACGAATATATCAAAATAGAATGAATCAAAAAAGGGAAATAATAAAGGCAGCATTTAATTTATTTGCTCAACAAGGCTATTATGAGACAACTTTGGAAGCGATTGCTAAAGAAGTGGGGATGACTAGGGCTGCTTTGTATCGCTATTTCTCGTCCAAAAATGAATTATTATTTCAATGTCACAAAGTGGTATATGAATATTCGATAGATAAGCTTAGCCAGCTGAAAACCATTCAAAATCCGCCTACACGCCTCTCGAGAATGCTAGAGGCCCACATTCTTTTGTTTCTAGAGGATTTTCCTTTTTCTAGTCCAACCTTAATGTCGATTCGTTCTTTTCCTTCTGAATTTAAAAACCAGATTATTAAATTCAGAAAAAAAATTGAAGAACCTTATTTACAGTGTTTACAGGATTGGCGAAGAGAATTTCCTGAACAACTTAAAAATATTGACAATAAAATACTTATTAATACTCTTTTCAGCGCAGCAAATGCTGTTCCCAAATGGTGGGACGGTAAAAGTGAACCGCAGTTGGTGGCTAAACAAGTTGTGTCTATTTTAGTAGATGGAATACAGAAAAGAGAATAAACTAAATATAGTCATTAGTTTTGCATTAGAATCAATTTCATAAATTAAACCCTTAGAGTCTCAAGACATTTGAGACACAAAAAGAGGAGTACATCCCCAAAATGCCGAAAAAGATTAGTTACAACAACTTTAAGACTGGAGGATGACTCCCTATGATTATTTTAACAACAAGGAGCATTGTTTGACCTGCAAGAATTATATTATTTAGAACCTACCTAATGATTGGAGCTATTTTTTCAGCTTTTGACAGTGATCTAATCTTCGCTCCAAGATCCAGAGTGGGGCGTAGAAGAATAGCGAAGGGAAAAATGTTTTTTTTTATGTCTATAAAGCCCACTTCAATGTTGGAACATCGAGCCTGTACATTTTCCAATCCCTTTTTTCATCTGGTAACCTGAATGATGAAAAAGCAGTTATTC from Pueribacillus theae carries:
- a CDS encoding TetR/AcrR family transcriptional regulator gives rise to the protein MDFIDKFSEDTKPKDVSERIYQNRMNQKREIIKAAFNLFAQQGYYETTLEAIAKEVGMTRAALYRYFSSKNELLFQCHKVVYEYSIDKLSQLKTIQNPPTRLSRMLEAHILLFLEDFPFSSPTLMSIRSFPSEFKNQIIKFRKKIEEPYLQCLQDWRREFPEQLKNIDNKILINTLFSAANAVPKWWDGKSEPQLVAKQVVSILVDGIQKRE